From the genome of Nicotiana tabacum cultivar K326 chromosome 2, ASM71507v2, whole genome shotgun sequence:
CAGTCGACTGATGTGCAAGGGAGACACAACACGCAGACCTCTTTTAGTGTTTCCTTTATGAAATTTCCTCCCACCTTTAGCCTCCTTCTTGCATAAACTGGATAAATCTTCACAAGTGTCACCAGCAGAATTATCTGTCAGTTTACCAAGTAAAATAAGGCTCATTTTGTAAGTATTAACATAAAGTGCATTCCGATAAGTTAAACAGTTAGCATTATGAATGCCCAGATTCTTAATTTTTTCAGCTACAGGATCATACGAAACCAAGAGTCCGTTGTCCGCTCTCCACAAAATTTTACCATTTTCCCTTGAAGCTATAGGCTTCACCAAGAAATGAGCAACCTGACGCTGACGACCACCATTAAAcaaggagaaaatttcatcaacaaCACCAACATTGAATGATATGTCCCTTGAACTGATGCTGAACTGTTTCACCCATGATTCTGGGTCACCATACTCTTTTATCATCCAAATATCAATTGTTTTGTCATTTCCAGAGGAACTATCAGCCAAACAAAGTGACCCATTTGAGACAAAAAGGACAAATCCCTCACAAAAAAAACCACTAAACTTCCTAACTAAACTATCCGGTACCATCATCTCCCAGAATGTCTCCCCATGCACATCAAACAGCACAATCATATTTTGACTCTCCCCTCCTTTCCGTTTAGAAGCAACCCAATGGCAAGCCCCATTCATGTAGAACCCTGGTGTCTTCGGAACAAACAGACAAGATGGAGAAACAGGAGTAATGTCCTGCCAAACACCAGTGCTTAGTTTAAAAACCTCAACATCAGGTGGTACCTTATCAGTAGAAAATCCAGTATGTACTATTCTTACCACCTCGTAGTCATTAGTAACACTATCAAACCCAAACCCTAGTGTATGATCAAAGGGACCATGTGTTCTGAAAATAAAAATTGGTTCGGGGAGTTTTACTGACTTTTTGATGGATGGATTCCAAATATAGTAATGGTCCCTATAACCCCACAGGTCGTCAGAAAGGCACAAAAGCCCATTACAACTACCCACAATATTAAAGTGAGTTTTCATACTGGTCAAAATTTTCATTGTCACAGAACAAAGCATAAAATTCTTTTACTGGTTCTCCGGAGCAATGTCGTACTAGCAAGTAATCATCTTGGTTATTGAGGTGTGCGGAAATGAAATTAGGGCTAGTAATAAGAGAATACCATGACTTACAGACACTTGTACACTGAATGATGGACTTGGTGGGAAGCTTTAGAAAAATTTCAATCAACACTTCTTCTGGCAAATACTCAGACATGTTGAAAATGAGTTCTAGAGCTTGATTTCCCTTCTCCTATTGCAGACCCCTAAAAACAAGCCCCAACTCTTAGCTCAAATGTGCATTTCTACTTTCTCTACTGTTCTCTCCAAAACCCCTTTTAAACCAGCCCAAGAGCTTGAATTCATCCGCATATATATTTTTAACCCCTTAAACTTTGTTTAATTCCGATGTGGTACATTGGGATTTAAAACcaataaaataaaacaatcaaAAAAGCCGCACGTCTGGTAAAGGTAAATGGTAAATATAGAGAACGTGTCTATAATCAATAGGAGTACAGAATATATGTCAATACGCAAGATATATAGCCAATATTCTAAATTGTCCTCatctttcgattttttttttgtatcgactatgttctttaattttaacaattttattttaaaacgCCACGTAAGTGAGATTGTCATTAGGATGTCTTATTTGTTATATATAAGTCAAAACGAATTTTATGTGGTAAAAGATTAAAATTTTCGATGCCCAAGGAGAATGAACAAGTTGGATAAGATTAATGGAAGTGTTAATAGAAGTAGAAACAGTTAAAAGAAGGAAATGAAAGAGAGGAAAGGGACTAGAAACAAGTTGGaacaaacaaaaacataaaataccatgttttataaatagaaaaatcagaaatatataTTAACATTTGGCTTCTATCTTGTGCGGCATGGCTCGTTTCTCTCTCGGCGTAGGTTACTAACGTGCGCTTCCAATGGAGAGGAGAGCTCGCGTACCTTCTCAGAAGGCAATAACGGCGGCAGAATCGTTAACACAAACTCAGCGAGGGCATAAGGCAGTTGGCAAACAAGTGACGAATCCACCAACTGAGCCCCTTAATCATCGAGGAGGGAATGAAAAAGTAATCCTAAAAATTAGGGAGCAGAAAATTCAAAGTTTGAAAGCCTTAAAATAATAGAACGAGATCATGCAAGGCTCCAGCAGTGAAGGAATGATTGAATCAACAAGCAGAGGTAGGAAATCATGGGTGTATCAGGTGGAAGAGGAGGAATCGACTGTGAAAAAAACCTCGGTATAGGACAATTTTGATATTTCCAAAATCTCTAAGGCAAGATTCAAATTAGATTGTGTATCTCCAACTGTGTAACGAGATTCGAACATAGTTGAGTTAGAACTGGAGGATATAGAATCTGAAGTAGAGTACAGGAAAAATGTTGTAGTTTGTTATGTCCTAGGAGCCTATTCCTCTTTTGTTGTTATTAAGGGGTATGTTTGGAGGTTATGGGTCAAGTATGGTTTAAGCAAAATTGTCATGTTTGTATACGGGTGAACTTGGGGTCCCCAAGTTCCCGGCGAATCAAATGAAGTTAGGAGAAAGAACGTATGAGATAGAGACCGAATCTAAGAACTCATTGGATCGAGGCTGAAACGGGGTGCTCGACACCGGGCCTGACAAAGCAACACCCACCGAACCCGGAAGGAGCTCCAAGACCTCAGAAAGGACTACAAATAGTTTCACACGACTAATGGAAGACAGTGATATCCGCACCCAACCGGCTATCACAGAGCGGATCTCGCTAGAAGTCGGCAGTGTATCAGTAATTGACGTACAAGGAGGATTGTTACCTTTGTTAGAATTGGACTATGGGTAAAACTCCCTTGCTATATAAAGGGCAAGTTTTTCTATTTAatggacacattgtaacacgcgtGTCAAGGCAATTCAAACTTATTTCTCTGCTTTCTAGCTATTGAAAAGATCTTATTTTAATCATAGTTCTTCTTACACATTTGGCTTCGAATCGAGGGTCCGATCGAGGGCAGAACTATTGTTAAACTTAAATTTGAGCCCAGACTCAACGTCACAACtggtttggttatttattttatctttaattcgtTTATCTAACGTTCTTGATTacttgtgttgaatcaatccacatatccttaaaatcgcgtacaaatttaattgttatccgttttaagggtaaacagtttggcgcccaccgtggggctaaggataatagtggtggcTTGATACAAATatccataacacactctattttacacttgttctttaagGTCTCAATTTCAAGTCAGCTTAAAAATATCAAactctcagtctgctcacttgaatGTTGAGGTTGAGTCTGGCCATCGGGGCGAAAACAATAATCCGGTGCCAAGCAATGAGGTGCCCCCTGCCTACCCTAATAGAGTCCCGGTTGCATACCCAATCGATGCTAACTCACATGTGGCTATTGATGCCAACCTGCCTGCCTACCCCGAGAACAGCGTCCGTGGACGAGCCCAACCAATAGCTCGAGGGTCAGTCTACGattgattttcgaaatgttgtagGCTCAAATAGCGgcacaactacaaaatcaaagtcgcgcccccagcagagttgagcTCGAACTATCCCGGGAAAACACCCGAAGAAATGAGCAGGTCACCGAAAGATCGAGTGAAGCTGAGTCCGGTGTAATCCCCGAAGTAATGTAAATACTTGAAGCATTAATGAAACGGGTAGAATCAGGcgaaaagaaaattgagacaaACAACAAGAAGGTGGAGACATATAATTCTCGGGTCtatcaaatcccaggagcgcccccgatattgaaaggctgGGACTCCAAGAAATTTTTCCAAaagccttttcctccgagcgcaaCACCAAAACCAATCCCGAAGAGGTTTTGTATGCCCGATATTCAAAAATATAACGGAACCACGAATtcgaatgagcatgtgacctcctacacatgcTCCATTAAAggtaacgatttggaagacgatgaaatcAAGTCAGTGTTATTAAAGAAGTTCGAGGAAACTCTGTCAAATAGAGCGATGATATGATACCACAACGTACCCCCAAATTCTACTGATTCATTCTCTATGCTCGCAGATGTTTTTGTAAAGGCTCAtatcggggccatcaaggtcgagactagaAAATCAAACCTTTTCAAGGTTAAGCAAAGACACaacgagatgctgagggagttcgtgtcaaggtttcaaatggaacagatTGACTTACCTCCGGTTGCGAACGATTAGGTCGTTCACGCATTCACTCAAGGAATTAACCCTCGAAGCTCTTTGGCTTCGCAGa
Proteins encoded in this window:
- the LOC107769511 gene encoding F-box protein At3g07870-like, with the protein product MKILTSMKTHFNIVGSCNGLLCLSDDLWGYRDHYYIWNPSIKKSVKLPEPIFIFRTHGPFDHTLGFGFDSVTNDYEVVRIVHTGFSTDKVPPDVEVFKLSTGVWQDITPVSPSCLFVPKTPGFYMNGACHWVASKRKGGESQNMIVLFDVHGETFWEMMVPDSLVRKFSGFFCEGFVLFVSNGSLCLADSSSGNDKTIDIWMIKEYGDPESWVKQFSISSRDISFNVGVVDEIFSLFNGGRQRQVAHFLVKPIASRENGKILWRADNGLLVSYDPVAEKIKNLGIHNANCLTYRNALYVNTYKMSLILLGKLTDNSAGDTCEDLSSLCKKEAKGGRKFHKGNTKRGLRVVSPLHISRLMYMSRMKAKRLRMIK